The Balaenoptera acutorostrata chromosome 10, mBalAcu1.1, whole genome shotgun sequence genome has a window encoding:
- the LEMD2 gene encoding LEM domain-containing protein 2 isoform X2: MAGLSDLELRRELQALGFQPGPITDTTRDVYRKKLRRLRGEVRLRGEERLREEARARGEERLREEARLREEAPLRARPAASSLRSEPWLSPPASGPAYATFGAYGDIGASATSWSKSRGLAYPARPAPLRRRASVRGSSEEDEDCRPLDRAAPGPGHGVRRWWASSPAPARLSSALLGPDPRPGLRATRAGQAGAARARPEVGRRLERCLSRLLLWASLGLLLVFLGILWVKMGKPSAPQEAEDNMKLLPVDCETKTDEFCQAKQKAALLELLHELYNFLAIQAGNFECGNPEKLKSKCIPVMEAQEYIANVTSSSSAKFEAALTWILSSNKDVGIWLKGEDPSELVTTVDKVVCLESARPRMGVGCRLSRALLTAVTNVLIFFWCLAFLWGLLILLKYRWRKLEEEEQAMYEMVKKIIDVVQDHYVDWEQDMERYPYVGILHVRDSLIPPQSR; encoded by the exons ATGGCCGGCCTCTCGGACCTGGAGCTGCGGCGGGAGCTGCAGGCCCTGGGCTTCCAGCCAGGACCCATCACCGACACTACCCGGGACGTCTACCGCAAGAAGCTGCGCCGCCTGCGGGGCGAGGTCCGGCTGCGCGGCGAGGAGCGGCTGCGGGAGGAGGCTCGGGCAAGGGGCGAGGAGCGGCTGCGGGAGGAGGCCCGGCTGCGCGAGGAGGCTCCGCTTCGCGCCCGGCCAGCCGCGTCCTCCCTGCGGTCGGAGCCCTGGCTCTCCCCGCCGGCCTCGGGCCCGGCCTACGCGACCTTTGGGGCCTACGGCGACATCGGGGCTTCCGCCACTTCCTGGTCCAAGAGCCGCGGCCTCGCCTaccccgcccgccccgcgccgCTCAGACGCCGCGCCTCGGTCCGGGGCAGCTCCGAGGAGGACGAGGACTGCCGGCCACTCGACAGGGCCGCGCCGGGCCCCGGCCACGGAGTCCGTCGGTGGTGGGCCTCGTCCCCGGCCCCGGCGCGGCTGTCCTCCGCCCTCCTCGGCCCCGACCCGCGCCCGGGCCTGCGGGCGACGAGAGCGGGCCAGGCGGGCGCGGCGCGGGCCCGGCCCGAGGTGGGGCGGCGGCTGGAGCGCTGCCTCTCCCGGCTCCTGCTCTGGGCCAGCCTGGGGCTGCTGCTCGTCTTCCTGGGCATCCTCTGGGTGAAGATGGGCAAGCCCTCGGCGCCGCAGGAGGCGGAGGACAACA TGAAATTATTGCCAGTGGACTGTGAGACAAAAACAGATGAG TTCTGTCAGGCCAAGCAGAAGGCGGCCTTGCTGGAGCTGCTGCACGAGCTGTACAACTTCCTGGCCATCCAAGCGG GTAATTTTGAATGTGGAAATCCAGAGAAGCTAAAAAGCAAATGCATTCCTGTAATGGAAGCCCAGGAATATATAGCA AATGTGACCAGCAGCTCCTCCGCCAAGTTTGAAGCCGCACTGACCTGGATACTGAGCAGTAACAAGGACGTGGGCATCTG GTTGAAAGGGGAAGACCCGTCCGAGCTGGTGACCACGGTGGACAAGGTGGTCTGCCTGGAGTCCGCCCGCCCCCGCATGGGTGTTGGCTGCCGCCTGAGCCGCGCCCTGCTCACGGCCGTCACCAATGTGCTTATCTTCTTCTGGT GCTTGGCCTTTCTGTGGGGGCTCCTGATCCTCCTGAAATACCGGTGGCGGAAGTTGGAAGAGGAAGAGCAGGCCATGTATGAGATGGTGAAGAAGATTATAG ATGTGGTCCAAGACCACTACGTGGACTGGGAGCAGGACATGGAGCGCTACCCATACGTGGGCATCCTGCACGTGCGCGACTCCCTGATCCCGCCGCAGAGCCG
- the LEMD2 gene encoding LEM domain-containing protein 2 isoform X1: MAGLSDLELRRELQALGFQPGPITDTTRDVYRKKLRRLRGEVRLRGEERLREEARARGEERLREEARLREEAPLRARPAASSLRSEPWLSPPASGPAYATFGAYGDIGASATSWSKSRGLAYPARPAPLRRRASVRGSSEEDEDCRPLDRAAPGPGHGVRRWWASSPAPARLSSALLGPDPRPGLRATRAGQAGAARARPEVGRRLERCLSRLLLWASLGLLLVFLGILWVKMGKPSAPQEAEDNMKLLPVDCETKTDEFCQAKQKAALLELLHELYNFLAIQAGNFECGNPEKLKSKCIPVMEAQEYIANVTSSSSAKFEAALTWILSSNKDVGIWLKGEDPSELVTTVDKVVCLESARPRMGVGCRLSRALLTAVTNVLIFFWCLAFLWGLLILLKYRWRKLEEEEQAMYEMVKKIIDVVQDHYVDWEQDMERYPYVGILHVRDSLIPPQSRRRMKRVWDRAVEFLASNESRIQTESHRVAGEDMLVWRWTKPSSFSDSER, from the exons ATGGCCGGCCTCTCGGACCTGGAGCTGCGGCGGGAGCTGCAGGCCCTGGGCTTCCAGCCAGGACCCATCACCGACACTACCCGGGACGTCTACCGCAAGAAGCTGCGCCGCCTGCGGGGCGAGGTCCGGCTGCGCGGCGAGGAGCGGCTGCGGGAGGAGGCTCGGGCAAGGGGCGAGGAGCGGCTGCGGGAGGAGGCCCGGCTGCGCGAGGAGGCTCCGCTTCGCGCCCGGCCAGCCGCGTCCTCCCTGCGGTCGGAGCCCTGGCTCTCCCCGCCGGCCTCGGGCCCGGCCTACGCGACCTTTGGGGCCTACGGCGACATCGGGGCTTCCGCCACTTCCTGGTCCAAGAGCCGCGGCCTCGCCTaccccgcccgccccgcgccgCTCAGACGCCGCGCCTCGGTCCGGGGCAGCTCCGAGGAGGACGAGGACTGCCGGCCACTCGACAGGGCCGCGCCGGGCCCCGGCCACGGAGTCCGTCGGTGGTGGGCCTCGTCCCCGGCCCCGGCGCGGCTGTCCTCCGCCCTCCTCGGCCCCGACCCGCGCCCGGGCCTGCGGGCGACGAGAGCGGGCCAGGCGGGCGCGGCGCGGGCCCGGCCCGAGGTGGGGCGGCGGCTGGAGCGCTGCCTCTCCCGGCTCCTGCTCTGGGCCAGCCTGGGGCTGCTGCTCGTCTTCCTGGGCATCCTCTGGGTGAAGATGGGCAAGCCCTCGGCGCCGCAGGAGGCGGAGGACAACA TGAAATTATTGCCAGTGGACTGTGAGACAAAAACAGATGAG TTCTGTCAGGCCAAGCAGAAGGCGGCCTTGCTGGAGCTGCTGCACGAGCTGTACAACTTCCTGGCCATCCAAGCGG GTAATTTTGAATGTGGAAATCCAGAGAAGCTAAAAAGCAAATGCATTCCTGTAATGGAAGCCCAGGAATATATAGCA AATGTGACCAGCAGCTCCTCCGCCAAGTTTGAAGCCGCACTGACCTGGATACTGAGCAGTAACAAGGACGTGGGCATCTG GTTGAAAGGGGAAGACCCGTCCGAGCTGGTGACCACGGTGGACAAGGTGGTCTGCCTGGAGTCCGCCCGCCCCCGCATGGGTGTTGGCTGCCGCCTGAGCCGCGCCCTGCTCACGGCCGTCACCAATGTGCTTATCTTCTTCTGGT GCTTGGCCTTTCTGTGGGGGCTCCTGATCCTCCTGAAATACCGGTGGCGGAAGTTGGAAGAGGAAGAGCAGGCCATGTATGAGATGGTGAAGAAGATTATAG ATGTGGTCCAAGACCACTACGTGGACTGGGAGCAGGACATGGAGCGCTACCCATACGTGGGCATCCTGCACGTGCGCGACTCCCTGATCCCGCCGCAGAGCCG